Proteins from a genomic interval of Firmicutes bacterium HGW-Firmicutes-1:
- a CDS encoding prevent-host-death protein, giving the protein MKVTSTDIKNSFGKYLRLCSTEPVYITKNGEIIAKLLNHTKEDEIIESSANLRQVFDVDASMHKAYEPGRVAEAMEAYNLSRVQMTYEEFKNMNEEANNRYEYIDGEVYMLGSPNVYHQRVVSRFHIEIDRYLTGKPCDVFESPFDVTLLRRGNNKFTNIVQPDLLIICNWKEDTNESGRYTGIPRLLVEVLSPGNTVMALWKRRLLM; this is encoded by the coding sequence ATGAAAGTGACATCCACAGACATTAAAAATTCGTTTGGCAAGTATTTAAGGCTTTGTTCAACTGAGCCAGTGTACATTACTAAAAATGGCGAAATCATTGCAAAATTATTGAATCATACAAAAGAAGATGAAATCATAGAAAGTTCAGCTAATTTACGTCAGGTATTCGATGTGGATGCCTCAATGCATAAAGCTTATGAACCAGGCCGTGTTGCTGAAGCGATGGAAGCATATAATCTGAGTAGAGTTCAGATGACTTATGAAGAATTTAAAAACATGAATGAAGAGGCTAATAATCGTTACGAATATATTGATGGTGAAGTGTACATGTTGGGATCCCCTAATGTCTATCATCAACGCGTTGTTTCGCGATTCCACATTGAAATTGATCGTTATTTAACAGGAAAACCTTGTGACGTATTTGAGTCGCCTTTCGATGTCACATTGCTTCGTAGAGGGAATAATAAGTTCACAAACATTGTCCAACCAGACCTGTTGATTATTTGTAATTGGAAAGAGGATACGAACGAGAGTGGTAGATATACGGGTATACCACGATTGCTAGTCGAAGTACTATCCCCAGGGAATACGGTTATGGCATTGTGGAAACGAAGGCTTTTAATGTGA